In the genome of Zonotrichia leucophrys gambelii isolate GWCS_2022_RI unplaced genomic scaffold, RI_Zleu_2.0 Scaffold_49_388800, whole genome shotgun sequence, one region contains:
- the LOC135460481 gene encoding zinc finger protein 500-like: protein GPGGTDTDTDTEQRRLRLRTAPEAPGGTDTDTEQRRLRLRTAPEGPGGTDTGTEQRRLRLRTAPEGPGGTDTEQRRLRLRTAPEAPGGTDTEQRRLRLRTAPEGPGGTDTDTEQRRLRLRTAPEAPDGTGTDTEQRRLRLHTAPEAPDGTDTEQRRLRLRAAPEAPDGTGTEQRRLQLRTAPEAPDGTDTDTEQRRLRLRAAPEGPDGTDTEQRRLRLRTAPEAPGGTDTEQRRLRLRTAPEGPGGTDTEQRRLRLRTAPEAPDGTDTEQRRLRLRAAPEAPGGPGGARTEQRRLRFRQFQYREAAGPRAAWRRLRELSRRWLRPQERSTEQILELLELEQFLSILPERIQSWVWARHPRSCAQAVALAERFQRAQEEREGIWERQVSVRVKLEDPGDLGDPGDFGVPPSPPSEEEEEEEPPWDEDPSRTPELPLPQNTQRHQTHQDPTMVTPPAARPYPCDPTTTLELPLPQNTQRHQTHRDPTMVTPPPARPYPCDPTRTPELLLPQPQNTQRHQTHRDPPKTSTVTPPAARPYPCDPTTTLEPPLPQNTQRHQTHRDPPMVTPPAARPYPCGQCGKSFARLTHLRSHERTHTGARPYGCGHCGKRFGHLSTLTTHRRLHTGERPYPCPTCGKAFTNPSDLRKHRRSHTGERPYPCPTCGKSFSQQSNLSLHRRSHTQERPHPCPTCGKSFKHLADLRVHERSHTGERPFPCGRCGKSFSNKSSLARHARIHARAAARDT, encoded by the exons GGACCCGGCGGTACCGACACCGACACCGACACCGagcagcggcggctccggctccgcACAGCCCCGGAGGCTCCCGGCGGTACCGACACCGACACCGagcagcggcggctccggctccgcACAGCCCCGGAGGGACCCGGCGGTACCGACACCGGCACCGagcagcggcggctccggctccgcACAGCCCCGGAGGGACCCGGCGGTACCGACACCGagcagcggcggctccggctccgcACAGCCCCGGAGGCTCCTGGCGGTACCGACACCGagcagcggcggctccggctccgcACAGCCCCGGAGGGACCCGGCGGTACCGACACCGACACCGagcagcggcggctccggctccgcACAGCCCCGGAGGCTCCGGACGGTACCGGCACCGACACCGagcagcggcggctccggctccACACAGCCCCGGAGGCTCCGGACGGTACCGACACCGagcagcggcggctccggctccgcGCAGCCCCGGAGGCTCCGGACGGTACCGGCACCGAGCAGCGGCGGCTTCAGCTCCGCACAGCCCCGGAGGCTCCGGACGGTACCGACACCGACACCGagcagcggcggctccggctccgcGCAGCCCCGGAGGGACCCGACGGTACCGACACCGagcagcggcggctccggctccgcACAGCCCCGGAGGCTCCCGGCGGTACCGACACCGagcagcggcggctccggctccgcACAGCCCCGGAGGGACCCGGCGGTACCGACACCGagcagcggcggctccggctccgcACAGCCCCGGAGGCTCCGGACGGTACCGACACCGagcagcggcggctccggctccgcGCAGCCCCGGAGGCtcccggcggccccggcggtGCCCGCACGGAGCAGCGGCGGCTCCGGTTCCGGCAGTTCCAGTACCGGGAGGCGGCGGGCCCGCGGGCCGCGTggcggcggctgcgggagcTGTCGCGGCGCTGGCTGCGGCCCCAGGAGCGCAGCACGGAGCagatcctggagctgctggagctcgaGCAGTTCCTGAGCATCCTGCCCGAGCGCATCCAGAGCTGGGTGTGGGCGCGGCACCCGCGCTCCTGCGCGCAGGCCGTGGCGCTGGCGGAGCGCTTCCAGAGGGCGCAGGAGGAGCGCGAAGGGATTTGGGAGCGGCAG GTGAGCGTGCGGGTGAAGCTGGAGGACCCCGGGGATTTGGGGGACCCCGGGGACTTTGGGgtccccccgagccccccgtcggaggaggaggaggaggaggagccgccATGGGATGAAG ATCCCAGCAGGACCCCGGAGCTGCCCCTTCCTCAGAACACCCAGAGACACCAAACCCATCAAGATCCCACCATGGTGACCCCACCAGCAGCTCGGCCGTACCCCTGTG ATCCCACCACaaccctggagctgccccttccTCAGAACACCCAGAGACACCAAACCCACCGAGATCCCACCATGGTGACCCCACCACCAGCTCGGCCGTACCCCTGCG atCCCACCAGGACCCCAGAGCTTCTCCTTCCCCAACCTCAGAACACCCAGAGACACCAAACCCATCGAGATCCCCCCAAAACGAGCACGGTGACCCCACCAGCAGCTCGGCCGTACCCCTGCG ATCCCACCACAACCCTGGAGCCGCCCCTTCCTCAGAACACCCAGAGACACCAAACCCATCGAGATCCCCCCATGGTGACCCCACCAGCAGCTCGGCCGTACCCCTGCGGTCAGTGCGGCAAATCCTTCGCGCGCCTGACCCACCTGCGCAGCCACGAGCGGACGCACACGGGGGCGCGGCCGTACGGCTGCGGCCACTGCGGGAAGCGCTTCGGCCACCTGAGCACGCTGACCACGCACCGGCGGCTGCACACGGGCGAGCGGCCGTACCCGTGCCCCACCTGCGGCAAGGCCTTCACCAACCCGTCGGACCTGCGCAAGCACCGGCGCTCGCACACGGGCGAGCGGCCGTACCCGTGTCCCACCTGCGGCAAGAGCTTCAGCCAGCagtccaacctgagcctgcacCGCCGCAGCCACACCCAGGAGAGGCCCCACCCCTGCCCCACCTGCGGCAAGAGCTTCAAGCACCTGGCGGACCTGCGGGTGCACGAGCGCTCGCACACGGGCGAGAGGCCCTTCCCCTGCGGCCGCTGCGGGAAGAGCTTCAGCAACAAGTCCTCGCTGGCGCGGCACGCGCGGATCCACGCCCGGGCGGCCGCCAGGGACACGTGA